The following are encoded together in the Thermoanaerobaculia bacterium genome:
- a CDS encoding DUF4118 domain-containing protein, translating into MAGYGAAIVLVALVVGGLKLVAGLTDAAQALLLLVVVFLVAWVWESGPGVFAAVLATLAFNFFFLPPLYTFTIHDPQNVVALTVFLAAGLVIGRLSALSRLRLRLLEQERSDLLTLTALSQSFLADTNRESLLGVVSDRVRRALECDQAAIFLEDGRGQLVNAASSGAGELRSDLAEIAYRQGNSAAFPSALGGSDLYLPIPLGVHRVGALAVRGARRSDRMAEGCAALTGLALEREKFLRIAREAEGARARDEMKSTLLATLGHDLKTPLAAARGSVENWGRRAGESGESREVVGALERLTRLVEDLLNVVRLEAGTARPSRERVSCGAIAEAAVARFGNALEGHSLVVDVSGAETRVSVDPAQITEAIGMGLENAGRYSPAGSEVRFSVFREGPDAVFRVTDSGPGIPPSDRERAMEKFVRLGGGAGAPGSGLGLYIARSLTEQNGGRLSLAASPAGGTTFEIRLAAEES; encoded by the coding sequence TTGGCCGGGTACGGCGCGGCGATCGTGCTGGTGGCCCTCGTCGTCGGGGGCTTGAAACTCGTCGCCGGATTGACCGACGCCGCGCAGGCCCTTCTCCTCCTCGTGGTCGTGTTTCTGGTCGCGTGGGTCTGGGAAAGCGGTCCGGGAGTCTTCGCGGCCGTTCTCGCCACGCTCGCCTTCAATTTCTTCTTCCTTCCGCCGCTCTACACGTTCACGATCCACGATCCCCAGAACGTCGTGGCGCTCACCGTCTTCCTCGCCGCGGGGCTCGTGATCGGCCGCCTCTCGGCGCTCTCGCGGCTTCGGCTCCGCCTCCTGGAGCAGGAACGAAGCGACCTCCTGACCCTGACCGCGCTTTCCCAGTCGTTCCTCGCCGACACGAACCGGGAATCGCTCCTCGGCGTCGTCAGCGACCGGGTCCGCCGCGCGCTCGAGTGCGATCAGGCGGCGATCTTCCTCGAAGACGGAAGGGGACAGCTCGTCAACGCCGCGTCCTCGGGCGCCGGCGAGCTGCGGTCCGACCTCGCGGAGATCGCCTATCGGCAGGGAAACTCGGCGGCGTTCCCTTCGGCTCTGGGCGGCAGCGATCTCTATCTTCCGATCCCGCTCGGCGTCCACAGGGTCGGCGCGCTCGCCGTGCGCGGCGCGCGCCGGAGCGACCGGATGGCCGAAGGATGCGCTGCCCTCACCGGGCTCGCTCTCGAACGGGAGAAGTTCCTGAGGATCGCGCGCGAGGCGGAAGGCGCCCGGGCGCGGGACGAGATGAAATCGACCCTGCTCGCGACCCTCGGGCACGACCTGAAGACTCCGCTCGCCGCCGCGCGCGGATCGGTGGAGAACTGGGGACGGCGAGCCGGCGAGAGCGGCGAGTCGCGGGAAGTCGTCGGCGCGCTCGAGCGCCTCACCCGGCTGGTGGAGGACCTGCTGAACGTCGTCCGCCTGGAGGCGGGAACCGCCCGGCCGAGCCGCGAGCGCGTCTCCTGCGGCGCGATCGCCGAAGCGGCGGTGGCCCGGTTCGGAAACGCGCTCGAGGGACACTCCCTCGTCGTGGACGTTTCCGGCGCCGAGACCCGGGTCTCGGTCGACCCGGCTCAAATCACCGAGGCGATCGGGATGGGGCTCGAAAATGCGGGCCGCTACTCGCCGGCGGGGAGCGAGGTCCGGTTCTCGGTCTTCCGGGAGGGGCCGGATGCCGTTTTCCGGGTGACCGACTCGGGTCCGGGAATCCCGCCGTCCGATCGCGAGCGCGCCATGGAGAAGTTCGTCCGGCTCGGCGGCGGGGCGGGAGCTCCCGGGAGCGGACTCGGCCTCTACATCGCGCGGAGCCTGACGGAGCAAAACGGCGGCCGGCTCTCGCTCGCGGCGTCGCCCGCCGGAGGTACGACGTTCGAGATCCGGCTCGCGGCGGAGGAATCGTGA